In a single window of the Tigriopus californicus strain San Diego chromosome 2, Tcal_SD_v2.1, whole genome shotgun sequence genome:
- the LOC131893339 gene encoding uncharacterized protein LOC131893339, whose amino-acid sequence MIFLSTLVSLSALVSWTLANECGLLDYRTQAVVTSSSLNTSSCSKDYLFDNRTRDNSPDKAVFCSSSDSRTWVQVDLGRETYIRQVVLHPRKGHEDRLNHVYVRVGSKSEDGTPLGQYASKNRVCGRYSGVKTVETPREFKCYTPFKGRYITIQRYIVGPLDMSEIEIDADPYGIIPETCDPNKCKKLNLKNARVTSNSIHGQCGLGYLFDGKSYSESPDFEFYCSDSTRYPRIQIDLGRTTTVSSITIYAHKGFEDRIAGVTARVGQYYTNHIRDGAILPLNLWCKRSDLIKTDSMKTLKCSRPLSGRFVTLQRTVIGQMDISEVTMDLDATSNYGDDCHEDTCAGVNYRQNAVVTSSGLVDGCSLNRLFDGIKNSSLTAMHYCSANDRYDWVQIDLGRTVKVKGVRIYPRVTLEDRANSIKVRVGQVSAFGTPSGRWTPGNLYCGRTANDKDNLDAREVKCTRPIEGRYINFQRVVVGYMDFSEIELDLEENIPTECQVKSCEPLNYRESAVPTSNGIDPSCSFNAIFNGERTGTRDSKDNFCTNSPKFIWLQIDLRRTSKVFGVTLFPRMAFKSRFSNIVVEVGNTPITDMTVGKIINGTNQYCSQTSSEEEAQNLRCSKPLYGRYVTFQRSVEGPMDISEINLDLDPHYGIPAECNVKRCDSIDYRLNSVVKSNELSPQCDLDHLFDGKTASDSPGND is encoded by the exons ATGATTTTCTTGTCGACTCTGGTGTCCTTGTCAGCCCTGGTTAGTTG GACCTTGGCCAATGAGTGTGGACTCTTAGATTATC GCACTCAAGCCGTGGTCACGTCCAGTAGTTTGAATACCAGTTCCTGTTCGAAGGATTATCTCTTTGATAACCGAACGCGAGACAACTCTCCCGACAAGGCAGTTTTTTGTAGCTCGTCTGATTCCCGGACCTGGGTCCAAGTGGACTTGGGTCGTGAGACTTACATTCGACAGGTGGTGCTTCATCCTCGCAAAGGCCACGAGGACCGATTGAATCATGTTTATGTTCGTGTTGGATCCAAGTCTGAGGATGGCACGCCCTTGGGGCAGTATGCTTCCAAAAATAGGGTGTGCGGACGTTACTCTGGTGTCAAGACGGTTGAAACGCCCAGAGAGTTTAAATGCTATACCCCCTTCAAGGGTCGATACATCACAATACAGCGCTACATTGTGGGTCCATTGGACATGTCTGAGATCGAAATTGACGCCGACCCTTATGGCATCATCCCCGAGAC ATGTGACCccaacaaatgcaaaaagttgaaTCTGA AAAACGCACGCGTCACTTCCAATAGTATCCATGGGCAGTGTGGGCTTGGCTACTTGTTCGATGGTAAATCCTATTCCGAATCCCCCGACTTTGAGTTCTACTGTAGTGATTCTACACGCTACCCACGAATTCAAATCGACTTGGGTCGCACGACCACAGTTAGTTCCATCACCATCTATGCCCACAAGGGCTTCGAGGATAGGATTGCAGGGGTGACTGCCCGAGTGGGTCAATACTACACCAATCACATCAGAGACGGTGCCATACTTCCCCTTAACCTATGGTGCAAACGCTCCGATTTGATCAAGACGGACTCCATGAAAACACTGAAGTGCAGCAGGCCATTGTCTGGACGATTTGTCACCCTCCAACGAACGGTCATTGGCCAGATGGACATCTCGGAGGTCACGATGGATTTGGATGCCACATCCAATTACGGGGATGA TTGTCATGAGGATACCTGTGCTGGAGTAAATTACA GACAAAATGCGGTGGTCACTTCCAGTGGGCTGGTTGACGGATGCTCATTGAACCGTCTCTTTGATGGTATAAAGAATTCCTCTCTTACTGCCATGCACTACTGCTCAGCTAATGACCGATACGACTGGGTACAAATTGATTTGGGAAGAACCGTCAAGGTGAAAGGGGTCCGAATCTATCCCAGGGTAACATTGGAAGATCGCGCCAACAGCATCAAAGTTAGAGTGGGCCAAGTCTCAGCCTTTGGTACCCCCAGTGGTCGCTGGACGCCTGGCAACCTCTATTGTGGACGAACTGCCAATGACAAGGACAACTTAGATGCTCGCGAGGTCAAGTGCACACGTCCCATTGAAGGGCGGTATATCAATTTCCAGCGTGTTGTTGTTGGATACATGGACTTttcagaaattgaattggacCTTGAAGAGAATATTCCCACTGA ATGTCAAGTAAAGTCCTGCGAGCCTTTGAACTATC GTGAAAGTGCTGTGCCCACTTCCAACGGAATTGACCCAAGTTGCTCTTTCAATGCCATCTTTAACGGAGAAAGGACGGGCACCAGAGACAGCAAGGACAATTTCTGCACAAATTCCCCCAAGTTCATTTGGCTTCAAATAGATCTGAGACGCACGTCCAAGGTGTTTGGGGTCACCCTCTTCCCTAGAATGGCTTTCAAGTCCCGTTTCAGCAACATTGTCGTTGAAGTTGGAAACACGCCCATTACTGACATGACTGTGGGGAAAATCATTAACGGCACCAACCAGTATTGCAGCCAAACTAGCTCTGAGGAGGAAGCTCAAAACTTGCGTTGTTCCAAACCTTTGTATGGCCGCTATGTCACTTTCCAACGCTCCGTTGAAGGCCCTATGGACATTTCGGAAATCAACCTTGACTTGGACCCTCACTATGGTATACCAGCTGA GTGCAATGTTAAGAGGTGCGACTCAATTGACTATA GATTGAACTCCGTCGTCAAGTCAAACGAGTTGTCCCCCCAATGCGACCTGGACCACCTCTTTGACGGGAAAACAGCTTCCGACTCTCCCGGGAACGATTAA